In the Manis javanica isolate MJ-LG chromosome 12, MJ_LKY, whole genome shotgun sequence genome, one interval contains:
- the SLC23A3 gene encoding solute carrier family 23 member 3 isoform X4 → MPWPPCHCLLFKIPLTLGLLCVGLLPGASAVFWLCRLPLVQAPSLEFLVPAMVLTSQKLPLAIRTPGNCEHRTRAQASLVLRLCEGPDCHGLEVWNSSLREVSGAVVVSGLLQGTLGLLGGPGHLFLHCGPLVLAPSLIVAGLSAHREVALFCSSHWSLALLLILLMVVCSQHLGSCQLPPCPWRPASTSSIHAHIPAFRLLSVLIPVACMWIICAPLGLSTTPLELSAPTEAPWFWLPHPAEWDWPLLTPRALAAGISMALAASTSSLGCYALCGRLLQLPSPPPHACSRGLSLEGLGSVLAGLLGSPMGTASSFPNVGTVSLIQAGSRRVAHLVGLLCMGLGLSPRLAQLLTTIPLPVLGGVLGVTQAVVLSTGFSSFYLTDIDSGRNVFIVGFCIFMALLLPRWLREAPVLSTGWSPLDVLLHSLLMESVFLAGLLGFLLENTIPGTRLERGLGQSLSSPVAAQEAQMPQKSSEKAAQEYEIPFPIQNLCPCIPQPLHCLCPLPEDPGNEEGAPSEPGETADLLPSNGRQCPGSSRELRS, encoded by the exons ATGCCCTGGCCCCCCTGCCACTGCCTGCTGTTCAAAATCCCTCTCACTCTTGGGCTTCTCTGTGTGGGCCTCCTCCCTGGGGCCTCAGCTGTGTTCTGGCTCTGCAG GCTACCTCTTGTGCAGGCTCCATCCTTAGAGTTCCTTGTCCCTGCTATGGTGCTGACCAGCCAGAAGCTACCTCTGGCCATTCGGACACCTGGAAACTGTGAGCACAGAACAAGGGCACAGG cctcccttgtgCTGCGCCTGTGTGAAGGGCCTGACTGCCATGGCCTGGAGGTCTGGAACAGTTCTCTTCGAGAG GTGTCTGGGGCTGTTGTGGTATCCGGGCTGCTGCAGGGCACGCTGGGGCTGTTGGGGGGTCCTGGCCACTTGTTCCTACACTGTGGGCCCCTGGTGCTGGCCCCCAGCCTGATCGTGGCAGGGCTGTCTGCCCACAGGGAGGTGGCTCTGTTCTGCTCTTCTCACTGGAGTCTGGCTTTGCT GCTTATCCTGCTCATGGTGGTCTGTTCTCAGCACCTGGGCTCCTGCCAGTTACCCCCATGCCCCTGGAGACCAGCTTCAACCTCTTCCATTCATGCTCACATCCCTGCCTTCCGGCTCCTCTCG GTGCTGATCCCAGTGGCCTGCATGTGGATTATCTGTGCCCCTCTGGGTCTCAGCACCACCCCTCTGGAGCTGTCTGCCCCCACTGAGGCGCCGTGGTTTTGGCTGCCTCACCCAG ccgAGTGGGACTGGCCGTTGCTGACACCCAGGGCTCTGGCTGCAGGCATCTCCATGGCTTTGGCAGCCTCCACCAGCTCCCTGGGCTGCTATGCCCTGTGTGGCCGGCTGTTGCAATTGCCTTCTCCACCTCCGCATGCTTGCAGTAGAGGCCTGAGCCTAGAGGGTCTGGGCAGTgtgctggcagggctgctggggagcCCCATGGGCACTGCATCAAGCTTTCCCAATGTGGGCACAGTGAGTCTTATTCAG GCTGGATCTCGGCGAGTGGCCCACCTGGTGGGGCTGCTCTGCATGGGGCTCGGGCTCTCCCCGAGGCTGGCCCAGCTCCTCACCACCATCCCGCTGCCTGTGCTTG GTGGGGTGCTGGGGGTGACCCAGGCCGTGGTTCTATCTACTGGATTCTCCAGCTTCTACCTGACAGACATTGACTCTGGGCGCAATGTCTTCATTGTTGGCTTCTGCATCTTCATGGCCCTGCTGTTGCCAAGATGGCTTCGGGAAGCCCCTGTCCTGAGCACAG GCTGGAGTCCCTTGGATGTGTTACTGCACTCGCTGCTCATGGAGTCGGTCTTCCTGGCGGGACTCTTAGGCTTCCTCCTAGAGAACACCATTCCTG GTACCCGGCTTGAGAGAGGCCTAGGTCAAAGTCTGTCATCTCCTGTTGCTGCCCAAGAGGCTCAGATGCCTCAGAAGTCCAGTGAGAAGGCTGCTCAAGAGTACGAGATTCCTTTCCCCATCCAAAATCTGTGTCCTTGCATCCCCCAACCCCTGCATTGCCTCTGCCCGCTGCCTGAAGACCCTGGGAATGAGGAAGGAGCACCCTCTGAGCCAGGAGAGACAGCCGACTTGCTGCCTAGCAATGGGAGGCAGTGCCCTGGGTCTAGCAGAGAACTTAGGTCCTAG
- the SLC23A3 gene encoding solute carrier family 23 member 3 isoform X2, with the protein MSRSPPYPIQLRSTGSQDALAPLPLPAVQNPSHSWASLCGPPPWGLSCVLALQHILVLASLLCVSHLLLLQSLPPGGLSYSPAQLLASSLFSCGVSTALQIWMGSRLPLVQAPSLEFLVPAMVLTSQKLPLAIRTPGNSSLVLRLCEGPDCHGLEVWNSSLREVSGAVVVSGLLQGTLGLLGGPGHLFLHCGPLVLAPSLIVAGLSAHREVALFCSSHWSLALLLILLMVVCSQHLGSCQLPPCPWRPASTSSIHAHIPAFRLLSVLIPVACMWIICAPLGLSTTPLELSAPTEAPWFWLPHPAEWDWPLLTPRALAAGISMALAASTSSLGCYALCGRLLQLPSPPPHACSRGLSLEGLGSVLAGLLGSPMGTASSFPNVGTVSLIQAGSRRVAHLVGLLCMGLGLSPRLAQLLTTIPLPVLGGVLGVTQAVVLSTGFSSFYLTDIDSGRNVFIVGFCIFMALLLPRWLREAPVLSTGWSPLDVLLHSLLMESVFLAGLLGFLLENTIPGTRLERGLGQSLSSPVAAQEAQMPQKSSEKAAQEYEIPFPIQNLCPCIPQPLHCLCPLPEDPGNEEGAPSEPGETADLLPSNGRQCPGSSRELRS; encoded by the exons ATGAGCCGATCACCTCCCTATCCCATCCAACTCCGATCCACAGGCTCACAGGATGCCCTGGCCCCCCTGCCACTGCCTGCTGTTCAAAATCCCTCTCACTCTTGGGCTTCTCTGTGTGGGCCTCCTCCCTGGGGCCTCAGCTGTGTTCTGGCTCTGCAG CATATCTTGGTCCTGGCTTCTCTGCTCTGTGTTTCCCACCTGCTCCTGCTTCAAAGTCTCCCCCCAGGGGGACTCTCTTACTCCCCTGCCCAGCTCCTGGCCTCCAGCCTCTTTTCGTGTGGTGTGTCTACTGCCCTGCAAATTTGGATGGGCAGCAG GCTACCTCTTGTGCAGGCTCCATCCTTAGAGTTCCTTGTCCCTGCTATGGTGCTGACCAGCCAGAAGCTACCTCTGGCCATTCGGACACCTGGAAACT cctcccttgtgCTGCGCCTGTGTGAAGGGCCTGACTGCCATGGCCTGGAGGTCTGGAACAGTTCTCTTCGAGAG GTGTCTGGGGCTGTTGTGGTATCCGGGCTGCTGCAGGGCACGCTGGGGCTGTTGGGGGGTCCTGGCCACTTGTTCCTACACTGTGGGCCCCTGGTGCTGGCCCCCAGCCTGATCGTGGCAGGGCTGTCTGCCCACAGGGAGGTGGCTCTGTTCTGCTCTTCTCACTGGAGTCTGGCTTTGCT GCTTATCCTGCTCATGGTGGTCTGTTCTCAGCACCTGGGCTCCTGCCAGTTACCCCCATGCCCCTGGAGACCAGCTTCAACCTCTTCCATTCATGCTCACATCCCTGCCTTCCGGCTCCTCTCG GTGCTGATCCCAGTGGCCTGCATGTGGATTATCTGTGCCCCTCTGGGTCTCAGCACCACCCCTCTGGAGCTGTCTGCCCCCACTGAGGCGCCGTGGTTTTGGCTGCCTCACCCAG ccgAGTGGGACTGGCCGTTGCTGACACCCAGGGCTCTGGCTGCAGGCATCTCCATGGCTTTGGCAGCCTCCACCAGCTCCCTGGGCTGCTATGCCCTGTGTGGCCGGCTGTTGCAATTGCCTTCTCCACCTCCGCATGCTTGCAGTAGAGGCCTGAGCCTAGAGGGTCTGGGCAGTgtgctggcagggctgctggggagcCCCATGGGCACTGCATCAAGCTTTCCCAATGTGGGCACAGTGAGTCTTATTCAG GCTGGATCTCGGCGAGTGGCCCACCTGGTGGGGCTGCTCTGCATGGGGCTCGGGCTCTCCCCGAGGCTGGCCCAGCTCCTCACCACCATCCCGCTGCCTGTGCTTG GTGGGGTGCTGGGGGTGACCCAGGCCGTGGTTCTATCTACTGGATTCTCCAGCTTCTACCTGACAGACATTGACTCTGGGCGCAATGTCTTCATTGTTGGCTTCTGCATCTTCATGGCCCTGCTGTTGCCAAGATGGCTTCGGGAAGCCCCTGTCCTGAGCACAG GCTGGAGTCCCTTGGATGTGTTACTGCACTCGCTGCTCATGGAGTCGGTCTTCCTGGCGGGACTCTTAGGCTTCCTCCTAGAGAACACCATTCCTG GTACCCGGCTTGAGAGAGGCCTAGGTCAAAGTCTGTCATCTCCTGTTGCTGCCCAAGAGGCTCAGATGCCTCAGAAGTCCAGTGAGAAGGCTGCTCAAGAGTACGAGATTCCTTTCCCCATCCAAAATCTGTGTCCTTGCATCCCCCAACCCCTGCATTGCCTCTGCCCGCTGCCTGAAGACCCTGGGAATGAGGAAGGAGCACCCTCTGAGCCAGGAGAGACAGCCGACTTGCTGCCTAGCAATGGGAGGCAGTGCCCTGGGTCTAGCAGAGAACTTAGGTCCTAG
- the SLC23A3 gene encoding solute carrier family 23 member 3 isoform X5 has protein sequence MPWPPCHCLLFKIPLTLGLLCVGLLPGASAVFWLCRLPLVQAPSLEFLVPAMVLTSQKLPLAIRTPGNSSLVLRLCEGPDCHGLEVWNSSLREVSGAVVVSGLLQGTLGLLGGPGHLFLHCGPLVLAPSLIVAGLSAHREVALFCSSHWSLALLLILLMVVCSQHLGSCQLPPCPWRPASTSSIHAHIPAFRLLSVLIPVACMWIICAPLGLSTTPLELSAPTEAPWFWLPHPAEWDWPLLTPRALAAGISMALAASTSSLGCYALCGRLLQLPSPPPHACSRGLSLEGLGSVLAGLLGSPMGTASSFPNVGTVSLIQAGSRRVAHLVGLLCMGLGLSPRLAQLLTTIPLPVLGGVLGVTQAVVLSTGFSSFYLTDIDSGRNVFIVGFCIFMALLLPRWLREAPVLSTGWSPLDVLLHSLLMESVFLAGLLGFLLENTIPGTRLERGLGQSLSSPVAAQEAQMPQKSSEKAAQEYEIPFPIQNLCPCIPQPLHCLCPLPEDPGNEEGAPSEPGETADLLPSNGRQCPGSSRELRS, from the exons ATGCCCTGGCCCCCCTGCCACTGCCTGCTGTTCAAAATCCCTCTCACTCTTGGGCTTCTCTGTGTGGGCCTCCTCCCTGGGGCCTCAGCTGTGTTCTGGCTCTGCAG GCTACCTCTTGTGCAGGCTCCATCCTTAGAGTTCCTTGTCCCTGCTATGGTGCTGACCAGCCAGAAGCTACCTCTGGCCATTCGGACACCTGGAAACT cctcccttgtgCTGCGCCTGTGTGAAGGGCCTGACTGCCATGGCCTGGAGGTCTGGAACAGTTCTCTTCGAGAG GTGTCTGGGGCTGTTGTGGTATCCGGGCTGCTGCAGGGCACGCTGGGGCTGTTGGGGGGTCCTGGCCACTTGTTCCTACACTGTGGGCCCCTGGTGCTGGCCCCCAGCCTGATCGTGGCAGGGCTGTCTGCCCACAGGGAGGTGGCTCTGTTCTGCTCTTCTCACTGGAGTCTGGCTTTGCT GCTTATCCTGCTCATGGTGGTCTGTTCTCAGCACCTGGGCTCCTGCCAGTTACCCCCATGCCCCTGGAGACCAGCTTCAACCTCTTCCATTCATGCTCACATCCCTGCCTTCCGGCTCCTCTCG GTGCTGATCCCAGTGGCCTGCATGTGGATTATCTGTGCCCCTCTGGGTCTCAGCACCACCCCTCTGGAGCTGTCTGCCCCCACTGAGGCGCCGTGGTTTTGGCTGCCTCACCCAG ccgAGTGGGACTGGCCGTTGCTGACACCCAGGGCTCTGGCTGCAGGCATCTCCATGGCTTTGGCAGCCTCCACCAGCTCCCTGGGCTGCTATGCCCTGTGTGGCCGGCTGTTGCAATTGCCTTCTCCACCTCCGCATGCTTGCAGTAGAGGCCTGAGCCTAGAGGGTCTGGGCAGTgtgctggcagggctgctggggagcCCCATGGGCACTGCATCAAGCTTTCCCAATGTGGGCACAGTGAGTCTTATTCAG GCTGGATCTCGGCGAGTGGCCCACCTGGTGGGGCTGCTCTGCATGGGGCTCGGGCTCTCCCCGAGGCTGGCCCAGCTCCTCACCACCATCCCGCTGCCTGTGCTTG GTGGGGTGCTGGGGGTGACCCAGGCCGTGGTTCTATCTACTGGATTCTCCAGCTTCTACCTGACAGACATTGACTCTGGGCGCAATGTCTTCATTGTTGGCTTCTGCATCTTCATGGCCCTGCTGTTGCCAAGATGGCTTCGGGAAGCCCCTGTCCTGAGCACAG GCTGGAGTCCCTTGGATGTGTTACTGCACTCGCTGCTCATGGAGTCGGTCTTCCTGGCGGGACTCTTAGGCTTCCTCCTAGAGAACACCATTCCTG GTACCCGGCTTGAGAGAGGCCTAGGTCAAAGTCTGTCATCTCCTGTTGCTGCCCAAGAGGCTCAGATGCCTCAGAAGTCCAGTGAGAAGGCTGCTCAAGAGTACGAGATTCCTTTCCCCATCCAAAATCTGTGTCCTTGCATCCCCCAACCCCTGCATTGCCTCTGCCCGCTGCCTGAAGACCCTGGGAATGAGGAAGGAGCACCCTCTGAGCCAGGAGAGACAGCCGACTTGCTGCCTAGCAATGGGAGGCAGTGCCCTGGGTCTAGCAGAGAACTTAGGTCCTAG
- the SLC23A3 gene encoding solute carrier family 23 member 3 isoform X6 produces MSRSPPYPIQLRSTGSQDALAPLPLPAVQNPSHSWASLCGPPPWGLSCVLALQHILVLASLLCVSHLLLLQSLPPGGLSYSPAQLLASSLFSCGVSTALQIWMGSRLPLVQAPSLEFLVPAMVLTSQKLPLAIRTPGNSSLVLRLCEGPDCHGLEVWNSSLREVSGAVVVSGLLQGTLGLLGGPGHLFLHCGPLVLAPSLIVAGLSAHREVALFCSSHWSLALLTWAPASYPHAPGDQLQPLPFMLTSLPSGSSRCLPPLRRRGFGCLTQAGSRRVAHLVGLLCMGLGLSPRLAQLLTTIPLPVLGGVLGVTQAVVLSTGFSSFYLTDIDSGRNVFIVGFCIFMALLLPRWLREAPVLSTGWSPLDVLLHSLLMESVFLAGLLGFLLENTIPGTRLERGLGQSLSSPVAAQEAQMPQKSSEKAAQEYEIPFPIQNLCPCIPQPLHCLCPLPEDPGNEEGAPSEPGETADLLPSNGRQCPGSSRELRS; encoded by the exons ATGAGCCGATCACCTCCCTATCCCATCCAACTCCGATCCACAGGCTCACAGGATGCCCTGGCCCCCCTGCCACTGCCTGCTGTTCAAAATCCCTCTCACTCTTGGGCTTCTCTGTGTGGGCCTCCTCCCTGGGGCCTCAGCTGTGTTCTGGCTCTGCAG CATATCTTGGTCCTGGCTTCTCTGCTCTGTGTTTCCCACCTGCTCCTGCTTCAAAGTCTCCCCCCAGGGGGACTCTCTTACTCCCCTGCCCAGCTCCTGGCCTCCAGCCTCTTTTCGTGTGGTGTGTCTACTGCCCTGCAAATTTGGATGGGCAGCAG GCTACCTCTTGTGCAGGCTCCATCCTTAGAGTTCCTTGTCCCTGCTATGGTGCTGACCAGCCAGAAGCTACCTCTGGCCATTCGGACACCTGGAAACT cctcccttgtgCTGCGCCTGTGTGAAGGGCCTGACTGCCATGGCCTGGAGGTCTGGAACAGTTCTCTTCGAGAG GTGTCTGGGGCTGTTGTGGTATCCGGGCTGCTGCAGGGCACGCTGGGGCTGTTGGGGGGTCCTGGCCACTTGTTCCTACACTGTGGGCCCCTGGTGCTGGCCCCCAGCCTGATCGTGGCAGGGCTGTCTGCCCACAGGGAGGTGGCTCTGTTCTGCTCTTCTCACTGGAGTCTGGCTTTGCT CACCTGGGCTCCTGCCAGTTACCCCCATGCCCCTGGAGACCAGCTTCAACCTCTTCCATTCATGCTCACATCCCTGCCTTCCGGCTCCTCTCG CTGTCTGCCCCCACTGAGGCGCCGTGGTTTTGGCTGCCTCACCCAG GCTGGATCTCGGCGAGTGGCCCACCTGGTGGGGCTGCTCTGCATGGGGCTCGGGCTCTCCCCGAGGCTGGCCCAGCTCCTCACCACCATCCCGCTGCCTGTGCTTG GTGGGGTGCTGGGGGTGACCCAGGCCGTGGTTCTATCTACTGGATTCTCCAGCTTCTACCTGACAGACATTGACTCTGGGCGCAATGTCTTCATTGTTGGCTTCTGCATCTTCATGGCCCTGCTGTTGCCAAGATGGCTTCGGGAAGCCCCTGTCCTGAGCACAG GCTGGAGTCCCTTGGATGTGTTACTGCACTCGCTGCTCATGGAGTCGGTCTTCCTGGCGGGACTCTTAGGCTTCCTCCTAGAGAACACCATTCCTG GTACCCGGCTTGAGAGAGGCCTAGGTCAAAGTCTGTCATCTCCTGTTGCTGCCCAAGAGGCTCAGATGCCTCAGAAGTCCAGTGAGAAGGCTGCTCAAGAGTACGAGATTCCTTTCCCCATCCAAAATCTGTGTCCTTGCATCCCCCAACCCCTGCATTGCCTCTGCCCGCTGCCTGAAGACCCTGGGAATGAGGAAGGAGCACCCTCTGAGCCAGGAGAGACAGCCGACTTGCTGCCTAGCAATGGGAGGCAGTGCCCTGGGTCTAGCAGAGAACTTAGGTCCTAG
- the SLC23A3 gene encoding solute carrier family 23 member 3 isoform X1: protein MSRSPPYPIQLRSTGSQDALAPLPLPAVQNPSHSWASLCGPPPWGLSCVLALQHILVLASLLCVSHLLLLQSLPPGGLSYSPAQLLASSLFSCGVSTALQIWMGSRLPLVQAPSLEFLVPAMVLTSQKLPLAIRTPGNCEHRTRAQASLVLRLCEGPDCHGLEVWNSSLREVSGAVVVSGLLQGTLGLLGGPGHLFLHCGPLVLAPSLIVAGLSAHREVALFCSSHWSLALLLILLMVVCSQHLGSCQLPPCPWRPASTSSIHAHIPAFRLLSVLIPVACMWIICAPLGLSTTPLELSAPTEAPWFWLPHPAEWDWPLLTPRALAAGISMALAASTSSLGCYALCGRLLQLPSPPPHACSRGLSLEGLGSVLAGLLGSPMGTASSFPNVGTVSLIQAGSRRVAHLVGLLCMGLGLSPRLAQLLTTIPLPVLGGVLGVTQAVVLSTGFSSFYLTDIDSGRNVFIVGFCIFMALLLPRWLREAPVLSTGWSPLDVLLHSLLMESVFLAGLLGFLLENTIPGTRLERGLGQSLSSPVAAQEAQMPQKSSEKAAQEYEIPFPIQNLCPCIPQPLHCLCPLPEDPGNEEGAPSEPGETADLLPSNGRQCPGSSRELRS from the exons ATGAGCCGATCACCTCCCTATCCCATCCAACTCCGATCCACAGGCTCACAGGATGCCCTGGCCCCCCTGCCACTGCCTGCTGTTCAAAATCCCTCTCACTCTTGGGCTTCTCTGTGTGGGCCTCCTCCCTGGGGCCTCAGCTGTGTTCTGGCTCTGCAG CATATCTTGGTCCTGGCTTCTCTGCTCTGTGTTTCCCACCTGCTCCTGCTTCAAAGTCTCCCCCCAGGGGGACTCTCTTACTCCCCTGCCCAGCTCCTGGCCTCCAGCCTCTTTTCGTGTGGTGTGTCTACTGCCCTGCAAATTTGGATGGGCAGCAG GCTACCTCTTGTGCAGGCTCCATCCTTAGAGTTCCTTGTCCCTGCTATGGTGCTGACCAGCCAGAAGCTACCTCTGGCCATTCGGACACCTGGAAACTGTGAGCACAGAACAAGGGCACAGG cctcccttgtgCTGCGCCTGTGTGAAGGGCCTGACTGCCATGGCCTGGAGGTCTGGAACAGTTCTCTTCGAGAG GTGTCTGGGGCTGTTGTGGTATCCGGGCTGCTGCAGGGCACGCTGGGGCTGTTGGGGGGTCCTGGCCACTTGTTCCTACACTGTGGGCCCCTGGTGCTGGCCCCCAGCCTGATCGTGGCAGGGCTGTCTGCCCACAGGGAGGTGGCTCTGTTCTGCTCTTCTCACTGGAGTCTGGCTTTGCT GCTTATCCTGCTCATGGTGGTCTGTTCTCAGCACCTGGGCTCCTGCCAGTTACCCCCATGCCCCTGGAGACCAGCTTCAACCTCTTCCATTCATGCTCACATCCCTGCCTTCCGGCTCCTCTCG GTGCTGATCCCAGTGGCCTGCATGTGGATTATCTGTGCCCCTCTGGGTCTCAGCACCACCCCTCTGGAGCTGTCTGCCCCCACTGAGGCGCCGTGGTTTTGGCTGCCTCACCCAG ccgAGTGGGACTGGCCGTTGCTGACACCCAGGGCTCTGGCTGCAGGCATCTCCATGGCTTTGGCAGCCTCCACCAGCTCCCTGGGCTGCTATGCCCTGTGTGGCCGGCTGTTGCAATTGCCTTCTCCACCTCCGCATGCTTGCAGTAGAGGCCTGAGCCTAGAGGGTCTGGGCAGTgtgctggcagggctgctggggagcCCCATGGGCACTGCATCAAGCTTTCCCAATGTGGGCACAGTGAGTCTTATTCAG GCTGGATCTCGGCGAGTGGCCCACCTGGTGGGGCTGCTCTGCATGGGGCTCGGGCTCTCCCCGAGGCTGGCCCAGCTCCTCACCACCATCCCGCTGCCTGTGCTTG GTGGGGTGCTGGGGGTGACCCAGGCCGTGGTTCTATCTACTGGATTCTCCAGCTTCTACCTGACAGACATTGACTCTGGGCGCAATGTCTTCATTGTTGGCTTCTGCATCTTCATGGCCCTGCTGTTGCCAAGATGGCTTCGGGAAGCCCCTGTCCTGAGCACAG GCTGGAGTCCCTTGGATGTGTTACTGCACTCGCTGCTCATGGAGTCGGTCTTCCTGGCGGGACTCTTAGGCTTCCTCCTAGAGAACACCATTCCTG GTACCCGGCTTGAGAGAGGCCTAGGTCAAAGTCTGTCATCTCCTGTTGCTGCCCAAGAGGCTCAGATGCCTCAGAAGTCCAGTGAGAAGGCTGCTCAAGAGTACGAGATTCCTTTCCCCATCCAAAATCTGTGTCCTTGCATCCCCCAACCCCTGCATTGCCTCTGCCCGCTGCCTGAAGACCCTGGGAATGAGGAAGGAGCACCCTCTGAGCCAGGAGAGACAGCCGACTTGCTGCCTAGCAATGGGAGGCAGTGCCCTGGGTCTAGCAGAGAACTTAGGTCCTAG
- the SLC23A3 gene encoding solute carrier family 23 member 3 isoform X3 encodes MSRSPPYPIQLRSTGSQDALAPLPLPAVQNPSHSWASLCGPPPWGLSCVLALQHILVLASLLCVSHLLLLQSLPPGGLSYSPAQLLASSLFSCGVSTALQIWMGSRLPLVQAPSLEFLVPAMVLTSQKLPLAIRTPGNCEHRTRAQASLVLRLCEGPDCHGLEVWNSSLREVSGAVVVSGLLQGTLGLLGGPGHLFLHCGPLVLAPSLIVAGLSAHREVALFCSSHWSLALLLILLMVVCSQHLGSCQLPPCPWRPASTSSIHAHIPAFRLLSVLIPVACMWIICAPLGLSTTPLELSAPTEAPWFWLPHPAEWDWPLLTPRALAAGISMALAASTSSLGCYALCGRLLQLPSPPPHACSRGLSLEGLGSVLAGLLGSPMGTASSFPNVGTVSLIQAGSRRVAHLVGLLCMGLGLSPRLAQLLTTIPLPVLGWSPLDVLLHSLLMESVFLAGLLGFLLENTIPGTRLERGLGQSLSSPVAAQEAQMPQKSSEKAAQEYEIPFPIQNLCPCIPQPLHCLCPLPEDPGNEEGAPSEPGETADLLPSNGRQCPGSSRELRS; translated from the exons ATGAGCCGATCACCTCCCTATCCCATCCAACTCCGATCCACAGGCTCACAGGATGCCCTGGCCCCCCTGCCACTGCCTGCTGTTCAAAATCCCTCTCACTCTTGGGCTTCTCTGTGTGGGCCTCCTCCCTGGGGCCTCAGCTGTGTTCTGGCTCTGCAG CATATCTTGGTCCTGGCTTCTCTGCTCTGTGTTTCCCACCTGCTCCTGCTTCAAAGTCTCCCCCCAGGGGGACTCTCTTACTCCCCTGCCCAGCTCCTGGCCTCCAGCCTCTTTTCGTGTGGTGTGTCTACTGCCCTGCAAATTTGGATGGGCAGCAG GCTACCTCTTGTGCAGGCTCCATCCTTAGAGTTCCTTGTCCCTGCTATGGTGCTGACCAGCCAGAAGCTACCTCTGGCCATTCGGACACCTGGAAACTGTGAGCACAGAACAAGGGCACAGG cctcccttgtgCTGCGCCTGTGTGAAGGGCCTGACTGCCATGGCCTGGAGGTCTGGAACAGTTCTCTTCGAGAG GTGTCTGGGGCTGTTGTGGTATCCGGGCTGCTGCAGGGCACGCTGGGGCTGTTGGGGGGTCCTGGCCACTTGTTCCTACACTGTGGGCCCCTGGTGCTGGCCCCCAGCCTGATCGTGGCAGGGCTGTCTGCCCACAGGGAGGTGGCTCTGTTCTGCTCTTCTCACTGGAGTCTGGCTTTGCT GCTTATCCTGCTCATGGTGGTCTGTTCTCAGCACCTGGGCTCCTGCCAGTTACCCCCATGCCCCTGGAGACCAGCTTCAACCTCTTCCATTCATGCTCACATCCCTGCCTTCCGGCTCCTCTCG GTGCTGATCCCAGTGGCCTGCATGTGGATTATCTGTGCCCCTCTGGGTCTCAGCACCACCCCTCTGGAGCTGTCTGCCCCCACTGAGGCGCCGTGGTTTTGGCTGCCTCACCCAG ccgAGTGGGACTGGCCGTTGCTGACACCCAGGGCTCTGGCTGCAGGCATCTCCATGGCTTTGGCAGCCTCCACCAGCTCCCTGGGCTGCTATGCCCTGTGTGGCCGGCTGTTGCAATTGCCTTCTCCACCTCCGCATGCTTGCAGTAGAGGCCTGAGCCTAGAGGGTCTGGGCAGTgtgctggcagggctgctggggagcCCCATGGGCACTGCATCAAGCTTTCCCAATGTGGGCACAGTGAGTCTTATTCAG GCTGGATCTCGGCGAGTGGCCCACCTGGTGGGGCTGCTCTGCATGGGGCTCGGGCTCTCCCCGAGGCTGGCCCAGCTCCTCACCACCATCCCGCTGCCTGTGCTTG GCTGGAGTCCCTTGGATGTGTTACTGCACTCGCTGCTCATGGAGTCGGTCTTCCTGGCGGGACTCTTAGGCTTCCTCCTAGAGAACACCATTCCTG GTACCCGGCTTGAGAGAGGCCTAGGTCAAAGTCTGTCATCTCCTGTTGCTGCCCAAGAGGCTCAGATGCCTCAGAAGTCCAGTGAGAAGGCTGCTCAAGAGTACGAGATTCCTTTCCCCATCCAAAATCTGTGTCCTTGCATCCCCCAACCCCTGCATTGCCTCTGCCCGCTGCCTGAAGACCCTGGGAATGAGGAAGGAGCACCCTCTGAGCCAGGAGAGACAGCCGACTTGCTGCCTAGCAATGGGAGGCAGTGCCCTGGGTCTAGCAGAGAACTTAGGTCCTAG